TGAAAGCcataaaattagatatttttatgaattctgACAATATTATGCAATAGCTTATAGACTCATCTCTGTCCCCGACTTATAATTCCAACAGAGAATGGATCTAATATAAAGATGAACCGCTGGATGTTTGTCATCTTTTCACTCATAAAGAAATTAGGTCTGGTTAATAAGGACAGCTATTTGTTGCTGCGACGATACTCCAGAAGAACCTAATTATATTATCAGCCAACCTTTACATGCTGCTTTGATGAGCTtacattatactttaaatataaaaataaaatgaaatattattataattactatggTCAACGtcacatattatattgtatcgCATCCATGATTGCGGGCTGCGATAAAATCGAGCATGTGCTCACAGAATAGCTCAAATGTAGTTAAAAAGGAGAAAAAAAACtttgtcttaaaaaaaactaacaaacattgaacgataaattattaaaaaaatgtcgagAGTCGTCTTGGCTTAATTCGGAGAGGTCGCTTGATCGATTTAATTGTAGGcagactttttataaaaatgcttgtaaataaaagataatttttatttgaatggttACAATAAATGTATCGTGTGTGTAACACAGTGGATGTGTAGCTTTTTCCTATACAATACGAAAGATCTGTATCTCGGTAGAGATAACAAAGTTGCAATCGTTTGAGATCTCACGAACGATAACACTATCTGCCCCTCGCGGCGTCACGTCCGACACTACGTTGGGAAACTATtggtttttaatgatattaaacaatttataagtcAAAATACATCACATAGCGACGTACTCTGTTGTTGAAACTGTTGCCGGAAAGATGTCCCGACTCTTAGTGACTTGTTTCTTCATTGGCATTTGCAAGGTAAATTATTGCATGTTGTGTGGATATAAtcacacaataattataaaacagcaAAGTAGAAATATACTTGGTTGTAGGTGTTTATGCAAGTCCTTCCCGGAGAGTCCCACCCGCTTGTCACATGTTCTAATGCTAAACagaaatactgagtattgtgtgttccagtttgaagggtaggGTAGGGTTTGAGGTAGCCAGGCACGAGGGAACTAACATTAGGTCTTATGGTTGGTAGCGCAaagttgatgtaaggaatggtaaatatttctcaatAGCGCCAATATGTATGGGTGGTGACCGCTGACGGCAGGTGGCTCTTTCGCCCGTCAACCTATTTATATTGGACAACGTAATATTTGACGTTTTTTCGTAATTTAGgccaaaattttttttaatttcagagtTCACTTGGCCAAGTAGGGCTTGGCGGATTTGGAAACAATCTTGCACTTAGCAACGGACTGGCAGCAAATAGTTTAGCGGCAACCAATCTCGCAGCGAATGGAATCGTTAATAATTTAGCTTATGGAAATAGTTTGGGTTTTAATAATGGCGTTTTTAATCCTATCGGCAGTGCTATTGCTGGTAACGCTATAGCAGCCACAGCTAATGCTGCTGCTGTAAATGCTATTGCTGGTAACAATGCTGCTGCCATCAATGCTGCAGCTGAAAACGTCGCTGCGGGTGTAAATGGGTTATCATTTGCTGGCTTGCCAATATCTGGAGTTTCTCCAATCGGATACGGTGATGTAGCTGTAGGAGGAGAGCTACCAGTGGCCGGTGCTACATCCGTGGCTGGCAATGTACCTATAATTGGCTTTGTAACCTTCGAAGGTACTGTGCCAGCTGGGGGCATGGTGAGTGTGGCCAGCAATTGTGGATGTAACGGACCAACCGTTTATTAATGTCTTTAGTGATTAGTTATAGTTCTTTAtttattgagtaaaatatttaatttaataaagtattttttttataatttcgtattatttGTGTGAACTATTCAAATGCAAATGTTATTCCTTAACATGTTCGGAAGACATATTTCGAGGCTTTCTCTGTTTTAGTTCACGATTCTTTGAATGTTCTTAGAAGCAAATGGTATGAGTATTTATTCTTCCTAATTAATGTCCAGTATGCGCGGCAAATCATtttcagtttgtttttttaCTCGATagggataaaaatatattatgaaatttgttaaaaattgaaatttatgtagaaatatatgtacttatatattgtGATTTTGAATCACAAgatcatttttttgttttattatattaaaattaaaagtcgttatttttaatctgtatatcaCATAACTTATAACTCGAGCCGCTATGGTGTGCCTGTATGACATAGGTAAAAACCGTCGGTTCAGTATATACAGCTAGGTATCTATTAAGTTTAACTTTAAGCAGTAATAATTGTGTTCTTTCATCAGTGCTTATTAtttgtacctacatatatatttatgaaactatAAATCAGTTTTTTAAAAGCGAATAGTACAAATCTTGTTTTTCGAGTTCCAACCAAACATTCCTCACTTTAATATCACCCGggactttaataaataaattttctgaaGTTATAATGCTAGTATATTACCATTAtagtttgaaatttttttttcaaactataatgtttttttccttttttttttgtaggaaATGCATCAAACCCCGCCTTTAAAccttacatattttaatctcgTTTAGTCTGTTATCGTAGTGCATAATAAGTGATATACATAACGGCTCGGCCTTCCTGACCAGCGCgttttttacaaaaactattGACTGTGAGTATAGTGAATCAGTAAATAcataggaaataaaaaatacaaaaactaaattaagcTTCATACAAATAGTACTGGATATTATGGCTATATTTTGAACCGTgcattatctttttaattacatattatatacgcTAGTGTCGTTTACATAATCGTCTCGATTGACATCATCAAAATTATTCACAGCGTCATCATTATCATTGCTGGTATCATCGTGGAATCATCGAAATTTCGGTCGAAGCTCAACCAAGTTAGCATTTTACCTACGGCAATGATGCCTTTATATCTACGACCGTTAAGTCCTTGATAATTGACAGAAATTTATCAAGTATTTGGTTCGTATCGTTTTCAGAATTAGTATTAGCATGCTTAggttttggatgaaatttgacCGACTTACCGACTGACCGACCAGATGATTCAGATGATGAAATTGGATACCTTCCCCTACGTTTTCTACGTCGGTCCGTGCTGTGGCCACCACTCCGCGTCGATTCACCATGGTCTTTCCTTCTATCTTCAGCAGGAGATAATGTTCTTTTTCAGCCTAGTCTCCTGTCCATTTGTACCTTATGTTCACGTTGTGATCTGAAAGGTCCTACGCCCTAATCCTCGGGCACCATCATCATCAAACCCTCGTCCTCGGGCATCATCATCATGCAACCCTCATCCTCGGGTATCATCATCATCCAAACCTCGTCCTCGGGTATTGCACTGATTCATGTTTCTTAAGCTcaaggaaaagaaaaaaaaaaaaatagagattaTTATGTTAGATATTAAAGCGCTTAGGAATGATTGGTACTGACAAACTAATTTTGACAAGTTcatatctctataaaaaaaaagtaactaataaTGTGTAGAAAATAAGCAGATCTTTTTAATGAAAAGTCTACGCTCATAACAATTCTAACATACCTAAAATATAAGAGTAACAACTgaggaattaaaataaatagcaatgtaaaataagtaattttaatttaaaccaagAAAAGACAACAAACactattaaatctatttattttttttggtgtaATTTCCTAGACTCTTTCCGGTGCCATCATCGCATCAGTTCTCTGTTGTAATCGTATtactattcaaaatttaaaaacgttcaTAACATACCTCaatcaacaatatataaatgggTCTAATCCAACTCCTTTCAACtgaatattaattcaaagttgctgataacaattttaaatgtagGCGCGtaaggaaattttatttatcccatcaaaaacataaatgtaaaaatgagagccaagttaaatattctgatatgtttataaacacaacttgtagtttgtgtttagaataacaaattataaatcagaacatctaagaagaatggaggacagctcagtattgcttagataggattaacgtacattaagagctgcgatggtccagtcactagaaaacatgaatcttaaccagatattgcgagttcatatctagacaagtaccattgaatatttgcgtgcttaatttgtgtttataattcatttgtaaaggcttagaacttacgatacgataatttgtatatgagaactagccaagtcagaccttaggcaacaatatattatcccaagttataagaagaaatgatattttatgtagttataaataaatttcagaaaggactatttaacttggcacaaatttagatctcacttcttttgtcgttgaagtcaacaaccaaggtatatatcagaatatttaacttggctctcatttttacatttatgtttttgatgggatatcactactttttgtataaaaattattagtaggtacttattaataccaaatggtttttgttaagcttttctattttcctacgtttacggggtataattgtcttttttttgatacgttcttatttttcttgtaggtacctctgaaatgttcgagtgaattgcccattcagtgtccggattcttttt
This genomic interval from Vanessa atalanta chromosome 27, ilVanAtal1.2, whole genome shotgun sequence contains the following:
- the LOC125074349 gene encoding uncharacterized PPE family protein PPE62-like; its protein translation is MSRLLVTCFFIGICKSSLGQVGLGGFGNNLALSNGLAANSLAATNLAANGIVNNLAYGNSLGFNNGVFNPIGSAIAGNAIAATANAAAVNAIAGNNAAAINAAAENVAAGVNGLSFAGLPISGVSPIGYGDVAVGGELPVAGATSVAGNVPIIGFVTFEGTVPAGGMVSVASNCGCNGPTVY